A single region of the Melospiza georgiana isolate bMelGeo1 chromosome 7, bMelGeo1.pri, whole genome shotgun sequence genome encodes:
- the LOC131085630 gene encoding UDP-glucuronosyltransferase 1A1-like, with product MALGLRASPPGVLLLLSLLGLAAAGKLLVVPVDGSHWLSMRELLDMLQQKGHEVVVVAPEVSLQIKPSKSFVMKTYPVPFTREEMDKVFKGSVMDLFKGGPFLERVIRQYQQAKKTSALFLATCTHLIHNKELIRYLEESKFDAVLTDPVLPCGAILAEYLSLPSVYFLQQIPCGLEYQATQCPNPPSYVPRVFTDLTDRMTFLQRVKNMLYDIPNFFLCDIVFQPYAELASEFLQREVTVPDLLRPASIWLMKLDFVLHFPKPLMPNMVLISGVNCAYKKLSQCYPTAS from the exons atggccctgggaCTCAGAGCTTCTCCACCAGGTGTGcttctgctcctgtccctgctgggtctggctgctgctgggaagctgctggtggTGCCGGTGGACGGGAGCCACTGGCTCAGCATGCGGGAATtgctggacatgctccagcagaAGGGACACGAGGTGGTCGTGGTGGCACCCGAAGTCTCCCTGCAGATCAAACCATCCAAGAGCTTTGTGATGAAAACGTACCCAGTCCCCTTCACTCGGGAAGAGATGGACAAAGTTTTCAAAGGGTCAGTAATGGATTTATTTAAAGGAGGACCTTTTCTGGAAAGAGTCATTAGACAGTACCAACAGGCAAAGAAGACATCTGCTCTGTTCCTGGCCACCTGCACACACTTAATCCACAACAAGGAGCTCATCAGGTACCTTGAGGAGAGCAAGTTTGATGCTGTCCTCACAGATCCTGTCCTCCCCTGTGGGGCAATATTGGCCGAGTATCTTTCCCTGCCTTCCGTGTATTTCCTGCAGCAAATTCCGTGTGGTTTGGAATATCAAGCCACCCAGTGCCCCAATCCCCCTTCCTATGTCCCAAGAGTATTTACAGACCTTACAGACCGCATGACCTTTCTCCAGCGGGTGAAGAACATGCTCTATGACATCCCCAATTTCTTCCTCTGCGACATTGTCTTCCAACCTTATGCAGAACTGGCTTCGGAGTTCCTGCAGCGGGAGGTGACCGTGCCGGATCTCCTGCGCCCGGCTTCCATTTGGCTCATGAAGCTGGACTTTGTCTTGCACTTCCCAAAGCCCTTGATGCCCAACATGGTTCTGATTAGTGGAGTAAATTGTGCTTACAAGAAGCTAAGTCAG TGCTACCCCACTGCTAGCTAG
- the SH3BP4 gene encoding SH3 domain-binding protein 4, whose product MAAQRIRAANSGGLPRCRSEGALIDLGEAFAAESALCDVKVPSPSALLVDNPTSFGNAKEVVAIKDYCPTNFTTLKFSKGDHLYVLDTSGGEWWYAHNTTEMGYIPSSYVQPVGHRDSSLTDSGVIDSLLESPDEGVKELDLLGEWAEGKRNSAKSYHNNPFLNGVHTNPFLNGNSQAAPGSDKESDSSVAVDLLLFDTAAPTAALPTSAANSSLGNLFDEFPSTNRLDVEQPVRRDNPFFRSKRSYSLSELSVLQAKSDAPASSGFFSGLKSPTPEQFQSREDFRTAWLNHRKLARSCHDLDLLGQNPGWGQTQPVETNIVCKLDSSGGAVQLPDTNISIHVPEGHVCPGETQQISMKAMLDPPLELNSDKCSTISPVLQIKLSNMEVKTFIILEMKVSAEVKSDAVSKSLVGLQCLRSDMKEGPYTPLQLSYSYGDTIQVQLENLEPCMYIAAVAQGQNILYPYTVWDYISKKITVGVYGPKHIHPSFKTVVAMFGHECAPKTLLVNEVTRQCHSPAPVALQLWGKHQFSLSRPQDLKLCMFSNMTNYEVKASEQAKIVRGFQMKLGKVSRLIFPISSHDPNELSDFTLRIQVKDDQDAILTQFCVQTPQPPPKSAIKPTGQRRFLKKNEVGKIILSPLAATAKYPVFQDRPVLSLKYGKLLKTVVRQSKNHYLLEYKKGDVIALLSEEKVRLKGQLWTKEWYIGYYQGKVGLVHTKNVLVVGKVKPSYFSGPDLTTSLLLEQILRPCKFLTYIYASVRTLLMENLSSWRSFADALGYLNLPLSFFCRAELDSEPERVASVLEKLKEDCNSVENKERKSFQKELMTALLKMDCQGLVVRLIQDFVLLTTAVEVAQRWRELAEKLAKVSKQQMDAYEAPHRDKSGSVDSEAMWKPAYDFLLTWSSQMGDSYRDVIQELHTGLDKMKNPITKRWKHLTGTLILVNSLDMLRAAAFSPQDHEDFAI is encoded by the exons ATGGCAGCGCAGAGGATCCGGGCGGCCAACTCGGGAGGGCTCCCGCGCTGCCGCTCCGAGGGCGCCCTCATCGACCTGGGCGAGGCCTTCGCGGCCGAGAGCGCCCTCTGCGACGTCAAAG TGCCTTCTCCCAGTGCCTTGCTGGTGGACAACCCCACGTCCTTCGGGAACGCCAAGGAAGTGGTGGCGATCAAGGACTACTGCCCCACCAACTTCACCACGCTGAAGTTCTCCAAGGGGGACCACCTGTACGTGCTGGACACGTCGGGAGGGGAGTGGTGGTACGCCCACAACACCACGGAGATGGGCTACATCCCCTCCTCCTACGTGCAGCCCGTGGGCCACCGCGACTCCTCGCTCACCGACAGCGGCGTCATCGACAGCCTGCTGGAGAGCCCCGACGAGGGTGTCAAGGAGCTGGACCTGCTTGGGGAGTGGGCTGAAGGGAAGAGAAACTCTGCCAAATCCTACCACAACAACCCCTTCCTGAACGGAGTGCACACCAACCCGTTCCTGAACGGGAATTCGCAAGCGGCGCCCGGCTCGGACAAAGAGTCCGACTCCAGCGTGGCCGTGGATTTGTTGCTCTTTGATACGGCAGCTCCCACGGCGGCTCTCCCCACTTCAGCTGCCAACAGCAGCCTGGGGAATCTTTTTGATGAGTTTCCCTCCACCAACAGGCTGGATGTGGAGCAGCCCGTGAGGAGGGACAACCCCTTCTTCCGAAGCAAACGCTCCTACAGCTTGTCCGAGCTGTCTGTCCTCCAGGCCAAGTCGGACGCGCCGGCCTCCTCGGGTTTCTTCAGCGGTTTGAAGTCCCCCACCCCCGAGCAGTTCCAGAGCAGGGAGGATTTTAGGACAGCGTGGCTGAACCACAGGAAGCTGGCCCGGTCTTGCCACGACTTGGATTTGCTTGGCCAGAATCCCGGCTGGGGTCAGACGCAGCCGGTGGAGACCAACATCGTGTGCAAGCTGGACAGCTCCGGCGGGGCCGTGCAGCTGCCTGACACCAACATCAGCATCCACGTGCCGGAGGGCCACGTGTGCCCCGGCGAGACGCAGCAGATCTCCATGAAGGCCATGCTGGACCCGCCGCTGGAGCTCAACAGCGACAAGTGCAGCACCATCAGCCCCGTGCTGCAGATCAAGCTCAGCAACATGGAGGTGAAGACCTTCATCATCCTGGAGATGAAGGTGTCGGCGGAGGTCAAGAGCGACGCGGTGAGCAAGAGCCTGgtggggctgcagtgcctgcgCAGCGACATGAAGGAAGGGCCCTACACGCCATTGCAGCTGAGCTATTCCTATGGGGACACcatccaggtgcagctggagAACCTGGAGCCCTGCATGTACATCGCGGCTGTGGCGCAGGGCCAGAACATCCTCTACCCTTACACCGTGTGGGATTACATCAGCAAGAAGATCACGGTGGGCGTCTACGGCCCCAAGCACATCCACCCTTCCTTCAAGACCGTGGTGGCCATGTTCGGCCATGAGTGCGCCCCCAAGACCCTGCTGGTCAACGAGGTcaccaggcagtgccacagcccgGCTCCCGTcgccctgcagctctggggcaagCACCAGTTCTCCCTGTCCCGGCCCCAGGACCTCAAGCTCTGCATGTTCTCCAACATGACCAACTACGAGGTGAAGGCCAGCGAGCAGGCCAAGATCGTGCGGGGCTTCCAGATGAAGCTGGGCAAGGTCAGCCGCCTCATCTTCCCCATCTCCTCCCACGACCCCAACGAGCTGTCGGACTTCACGCTGAGGATACAGGTCAAGGATGACCAGGATGCCATCCTCACCCAGTTCTGCGTCCAGAcgccgcagccgccgccgaAGAGCGCCATCAAACCCACGGGGCAGAGGCGGTTCCTGAAGAAGAACGAGGTGGGGAAGATCATCCTCTCCCCGCTGGCTGCCACCGCCAAGTATCCGGTTTTTCAGGACCGGCCGGTGCTGAGCCTCAAGTACGGGAAGCTGCTGAAGACGGTGGTGAGGCAGAGCAAGAACCACTACTTGCTGGAGTACAAGAAGGGAGACGTCATCGCCCTCCTCAGCGAGGAGAAGGTCAGGTTGAAAGGGCAGCTGTGGACCAAGGAGTGGTACATCGGCTACTACCAGGGCAAGGTCGGCCTCGTGCACACCAAAAACGTGCTGGTGGTGGGCAAGGTCAAACCCAGCTACTTCTCCGGGCCGGACCTCACCAccagcctgctgctggagcagatccTGAGGCCCTGCAAGTTCCTGACCTACATCTACGCCTCGGTGAGGACTCTGCTGATGGAGAACCTCAGCAGCTGGCGCTCCTTCGCCGACGCCCTGGGCTACCTGAACCTGCCGCTCTCCTTCTTCTGCCGGGCGGAGCTGGACAGCGAGCCAGAGAGGGTGGCCTCCGtgctggagaagctgaaggAGGACTGCAACAGCGTGGAGAACAAGGAGAGGAAGTCCTTCCAGAAGGAGCTGATGACG GCCCTGCTGAAGATGGACTGCCAGGGGCTGGTGGTGAGGCTGATCCAGGACTTTGTGCTGCTGACCACGGCCGTGGAGGTGGCCCAGCGCTGGCGGGAGCTGGCCGAGAAGCTGGCCAAGGTGTCCAAGCAGCAGATGGACGCCTACGAGGCCCCGCACCGCGACAAGAGCGGCTCGGTGGACAGCGAG GCCATGTGGAAGCCGGCCTACGACTTCCTGCTGACCTGGAGCAGCCAGATGGGGGACAGCTACAGGGACGTCATCCAGGAGCTGCACACGGGGCTGGACAAGATGAAGAACCCCATCACCAAGCGCTGGAAGCACCTCACGGGCACCCTGATCCTCGTCAACTCCTTGGACATGCTGAGGGCAGCGGCCTTCAGCCCCCAGGACCACGAGGATTTTGCCATCTAG
- the UGT1A1 gene encoding UDP-glucuronosyltransferase 1A1 yields the protein MRMVLEKLWEKGHEIVAVVPDAALLLKSSQSFTIKTYSVPYTQEFVDQYYQKLGENSFESLTLSLLLRNITELTNMFTSACRHLLSDKELMKYLQDSKFDAVMMDPVLPCGPILAEYLSLPSVYFMRGLPCTLDYKAAQSPSPVSYVPKTLSSLSDHMAFPERVKNFLIGLSEPLLCHLFYLKYESLASEFLHRDVTMQELFSQASVWLMRYDFVFEYPRPIMPNMVYVGGINCLQKKPLSKLKFKWEAPRDSLLIPSHSFTAVYNFASGTGEMVSPKPGFLSLASRAVFFLLLWTSGEGGKLLVIPIDGSHWLSTLPVIEKLRDKGHEIVVVAPEINLRIHSSPLYTLKTYPVSYTKEFVEAEFKEMGHRSFTPQPFLKKLSKIANFTSMFLDSCKRLLSDKELIQYLEGSKFDAIFMDPFFPCGQILAEHLSLPSVYFLRGLPCSVEFQATMCPSPPSYVPRFFTRSTDRMSFGQRLGNLLATLGSSLACSVLYSPYNPLIREFLQREATVPELFSHAAVWLMKYDFVFEYPRPLMPNMVLVGGIGCTRGNKLSQEFEAMVNASGEHGIVVFSLGSMVSEIPMKKAMEIAEGLGTVPQTVFWRYTGKAPPNLPKNVKLVKWLPQNDLLAHPKTRAFITHGGSHGVYEGICNAVPMVLMPLFGDQMDNAKRVESRGAGLTLNILEMTSTDISNALKAVINDKTYKENIQRLSDLHLDRPIHPLDLAVHWVEFVMRHKGAPHLRPAAHDLNWVQYHSLDVIAFLAAVTLLFLFISFKCCVCCCRRCCGKKGRTGKATKAKSH from the exons ATGCGGATGGTCCTGGAGAAACTCTGGGAGAAGGGGCATGAAATCGTGGCCGTGGTTCCTGATGCTGCCTTGCTCTTGAAAAGCTCCCAGTCCTTCACCATCAAAACGTATTCGGTGCCTTACACCCAGGAGTTTGTGGACCAATACTACCAGAAGTTGGGGGAAAATAGCTTTGAGAGTCTAACGCTCTCACTTTTACTCAGAAACATCACAGAGCTGACCAACATGTTCACTTCTGCTTGTCGGCATCTCTTGTCTGACAAAGAGCTCATGAAGTACCTCCAGGACAGCAAATTCGATGCCGTCATGATGGaccctgtgctgccctgtgggcCCATTCTGGCTGAGTatctctccctcccctctgtGTACTTCATGCGCGGCCTTCCTTGCACCTTAGACTACAAAGCCGCGCAGTCTCCCAGCCCTGTATCCTACGTGCCCAAGACTTTATCATCTCTTTCCGACCACATGGCGTTCCCAGAGCGAGTGAAGAACTTCTTGATCGGGCTCTCCGAGCCTTTGCTTTGCCACCTGTTTTATTTGAAATACGAGAGCTTGGCCTCCGAGTTCCTGCACAGGGATGTGACGATGCAGGAGCTGTTCAGCCAAGCATCAGTGTGGCTGATGAGATACGACTTCGTTTTTGAGTATCCGCGCCCCATCATGCCCAACATGGTCTATGTTGGAGGCATCAACTGTCTGCAGAAGAAGCCACTCTCAAAG TTAAAATTCAAGTGGGAAGCACCCCGTGATTCACTCCTCATCCCCAGCCACAGTTTCACCGCCGTTTATAACTTCGCTAGCGGCACTGGAGAAATGGTTTCTCCAAAGCCAGGATTTCTTTCTCTTGCCTCTCGGGCTgtgtttttcctgctgctgtggactTCTGGTGAAGGTGGGAAGCTCTTGGTCATACCCATTGATGGCAGCCACTGGCTCAGCACACTCCCGGTCATAGAGAAGCTCAGGGACAAGGGACACGAAATCGTGGTGGTTGCGCCGGAGATAAATTTGCGGATCCATTCATCCCCACTTTACACCTTGAAAACCTACCCTGTGTCCTACACCAAGGAGTTTGTGGAGGCAGAATTTAAAGAGATGGGCCACAGGAGTTTCACACCTCAGCCCTTCTTGAAAAAACTCTCCAAAATTGCCAATTTTACAAGCATGTTCTTGGATTCCTGCAAGCGTCTGCTGTCCGACAAAGAGCTGATCCAGTACCTCGAAGGAAGCAAATTTGATGCCATCTTTATGGATCCCTTCTTCCCATGTGGGCAGATACTGGCAGAACATCTGTCCCTGCCCTCGGTGTACTTCCTGCGGGGGCTGCCGTGCAGCGTGGAATTCCAGGCCACGATGTGTCCCAGCCCTCCTTCCTACGTCCCGCGGTTCTTCACGCGCTCCACGGACCGCATGTCCTTCGGGCAGCGCCTGGGCAACCTCCTGGCCACCCTGGGCAGCTCCCTGGCCTGCTCTGTCCTTTATTCCCCCTACAATCCCTTGATCCGGGAGTTCCTGCAGCGGGAGGCGACCGTGCCCGAGCTGTTCAGCCACGCCGCTGTTTGGCTCATGAAATACGACTTTGTCTTTGAGTACCCCAGGCCCCTCATGCCCAACATGGTCTTGGTCGGAGGCATAGGCTGCACTCGGGGAAACAAATTATCCCAG GAATTTGAAGCCATGGTGAACGCCTCTGGAGAGCACGGCATCGTTGTCTTCTCGCTGGGCTCCATGGTGTCCGAGATTCCCATGAAGAAAGCCATGGAGATCGCGGAGGGCTTGGGAACAGTCCCTCAGACG GTCTTCTGGCGCTACACAGGCAAGGCACCCCCCAACCTGCCCAAGAACGTGAAGCTCGTCAAGTGGCTGCCTCAGAACGACCTCCTGG CCCACCCCAAGACTCGTGCCTTCATCACCCATGGAGGCTCCCACGGCGTTTATGAGGGAATCTGCAACGCTGTGCCCATGGTGCTGATGCCTCTCTTCGGGGACCAGATGGACAACGCCAAGCGAGTGGAGTCCCGCGGAGCAGGGCTGACCCTCAACATCCTGGAGATGACTTCCACCGACATCTCCAACGCCCTGAAAGCCGTGATCAACGACAAAAC GTACAAGGAGAACATCCAGCGCCTCTCCGACCTGCACCTGGACAGACCCATCCACCCTCTGGACCTGGCCGTGCACTGGGTGGAGTTTGTGATGAGGCACAAGGGGGCCCCTCACCTGCGCCCCGCCGCCCACGACCTCAACTGGGTGCAGTACCACTCGCTGGACGTCATCGCCTTCCTGGCCGCCGtcaccctcctcttcctcttcatctCCTTCAAGTGCTGCGTCTGCTGCTGCCGCAGGTGCTGCGGCAAGAAGGGCAGGACGGGCAAGGCCACCAAAGCCAAGTCCCACTAG